A window from Neoarius graeffei isolate fNeoGra1 chromosome 14, fNeoGra1.pri, whole genome shotgun sequence encodes these proteins:
- the LOC132898480 gene encoding guanylate-binding protein 1-like isoform X1 encodes MKYILYILRKMVSMQVPVCLVDNGPDGKMAVQQGALQILEQIQQPVVVVAVVGLYRTGKSYLMNRLAGQQTGFALGSTIESKTKGIWMWCVPHPKKKGHTLVLLDTEGLGDVDKGDSKHDTQIFSLAVLLSSTLVYNSRGTIDNRAVEELQYVTELAEHIKVKSSDEEGEDSEFVKFFPTFIWAVRDFTLERKIDGKDATEDEYLDFALQLKPGNGKKVNDYNLPRECIRKYFPSRKCFNFPFPTKPGSVNRMESLSLSELDSEFLEVTQRFCTFIFEHSPAKLLKDGHSVDGRVFGHLVRLYVDTMVKGGVPCLENAVLAMAQIENEAAVREGRQVYEDGMGKLKSRFPVLLGDLTEEHQCLNRLAIEAFMKRSFKDDDGAFMGSLEESINCIFTSFMQQNEQASVHMCGEILAGLSEGLWSKLEQGVYTTVGGYQLFSQDLKKVVTKYKQQTQGAVKAEEVLQGFMKQRKEESAAILQADESLSKKEKELCEGRERQVLMQQEVRAAQEKQRHLEEKMEAERKSGEERMRQLKIKMEEDMTNQQEENQRAMDARLREQAQLLEKGFQDKADKMSREMEESRRRAEEAGAARDKEFAAMMESMQQKYEQSIKMMQEQLDLTRKTAANSRGGDGCCIL; translated from the exons ATGAAG TATATTTTATACATCTTGCGAAAGATGGTATCAATGCAAGTGCCAGTGTGTCTGGTGGACAATGGGCCAGATGGGAAAATGGCTGTCCAGCAGGGGGCGCTGCAGATCCTGGAGCAGATCCAGCAGCCAGTGGTGGTGGTGGCCGTGGTGGGGCTCTACCGCACGGGGAAGTCCTACCTCATGAACCGCCTGGCCGGACAACAGACAg GCTTTGCCCTGGGCAGCACCATCGAGTCCAAAACCAAAGGAATATGGATGTGGTGTGTACCTCACCCAAAAAAGAAAG GACACACTCTGGTGCTGCTGGACACTGAGGGACTGGGGGACGTGGACAAG GGCGACTCCAAGCACGACACCCAGATCTTCTCTCTGGCTGTTCTGCTGAGCAGCACTCTGGTCTACAACAGCAGAGGCACCATCGACAACAGAGCAGTGGAGGAACTGCA GTACGTCACAGAACTGGCTGAACACATCAAAGTGAAGTCATCTGATGAAGAGGGAGAAGACTCTGAGTTTGTCAAGTTTTTCCCCACGTTCATCTGGGCTGTGAGAGACTTCACTCTGGAGAGAAAGATCGATGGGAAAGATGCGACGGAGGATGAATACCTAGACTTTGCCCTGCAGCTGAAACCTG GTAACGGTAAAAAAGTGAACGATTACAATCTTCCTCGAGAGTGCATCCGGAAGTACTTCCCATCCCGTAAGTGCTTCAACTTCCCATTCCCAACCAAACCGGGAAGTGTGAACCGCATGGAGTCCCTGTCACTGTCCGAGCTGGACTCGGAGTTTCTGGAGGTCACCCAGCGCTTCTGCACTTTCATATTTGAGCACAGCCCAGCCAAGCTACTCAAGGATGGACACTCCGTAGACGGCAGAG TCTTTGGCCACCTGGTGAGGTTGTACGTGGACACCATGGTGAAGGGGGGCGTTCCCTGTCTGGAGAACGCTGTGCTTGCCATGGCGCAGATCGAGAACGAGGCGGCGGTGCGCGAGGGCCGGCAGGTGTACGAGGACGGCATGGGCAAACTGAAGAGCCGCTTCCCCGTCCTGCTGGGCGATCTCACCGAGGAGCACCAGTGTCTAAACCGCCTTGCCATTGAAGCCTTCATGAAGCGCTCCTTCAAAGACGACGACGGCGCGTTCATGGGCTCACTGGAG gagtCCATCAACTGTATATTCACTAGCTTCATGCAACAGAATGAGCAGGCATCAGTGCATATGTGTGGGGAGATCCTGGCTGGTCTGTCTGAGGGACTCTGGAGCAAACTGGAACAGGGAGTCTACACCACCGTGGGGGGCTACCAGCTCTTTAGCCAGGACCTGAAGAAAGTCGTCACGAAGTACAAGCAACAGACCCAAGGAGCTGTCAAG GCTGAGGAGGTGCTGCAGGGCTTCATGAAACAGAGGAAGGAGGAGTCTGCTGCCATCCTGCAGGCCGACGAGAGCCTGAGCAAGAAGGAGAAGGAGCTCtgcg aggGGCGCGAGCGTCAGGTACTGATGCAGCAGGAAGTCCGTGCTGCTCAGGAGAAACAGCGCCACCTGGAGGAGAAGATGGAGGCtgagaggaagagtggagaggagcGCATGAGGCAGCTGAAGATCAAGATGGAGGAGGACATGACGAACCAGCAGGAGGAGAACCAGCGCGCCATGGACGCCAGACTACGAGAGCAG GCTCAGCTGCTGGAGAAGGGGTTCCAGGACAAGGCGGACAAGATGAGCCGGGAGATGGAGGAGAGCAGGAGGCGGGCGGAGGAGGCTGGTGCTGCTCGCGATAAGGAGTTCGCCGCGATGATGGAGTCCATGCAGCAGAAATACGAACAGTCCATAAAAATGATGCAAGAGCAGCTGGATCTGACCAGGAAGACGGCAGCCAATAGCAGAGGGGGAGATGGCTGCTGCATCCTCTAA
- the LOC132898480 gene encoding guanylate-binding protein 1-like isoform X2, with product MVSMQVPVCLVDNGPDGKMAVQQGALQILEQIQQPVVVVAVVGLYRTGKSYLMNRLAGQQTGFALGSTIESKTKGIWMWCVPHPKKKGHTLVLLDTEGLGDVDKGDSKHDTQIFSLAVLLSSTLVYNSRGTIDNRAVEELQYVTELAEHIKVKSSDEEGEDSEFVKFFPTFIWAVRDFTLERKIDGKDATEDEYLDFALQLKPGNGKKVNDYNLPRECIRKYFPSRKCFNFPFPTKPGSVNRMESLSLSELDSEFLEVTQRFCTFIFEHSPAKLLKDGHSVDGRVFGHLVRLYVDTMVKGGVPCLENAVLAMAQIENEAAVREGRQVYEDGMGKLKSRFPVLLGDLTEEHQCLNRLAIEAFMKRSFKDDDGAFMGSLEESINCIFTSFMQQNEQASVHMCGEILAGLSEGLWSKLEQGVYTTVGGYQLFSQDLKKVVTKYKQQTQGAVKAEEVLQGFMKQRKEESAAILQADESLSKKEKELCEGRERQVLMQQEVRAAQEKQRHLEEKMEAERKSGEERMRQLKIKMEEDMTNQQEENQRAMDARLREQAQLLEKGFQDKADKMSREMEESRRRAEEAGAARDKEFAAMMESMQQKYEQSIKMMQEQLDLTRKTAANSRGGDGCCIL from the exons ATGGTATCAATGCAAGTGCCAGTGTGTCTGGTGGACAATGGGCCAGATGGGAAAATGGCTGTCCAGCAGGGGGCGCTGCAGATCCTGGAGCAGATCCAGCAGCCAGTGGTGGTGGTGGCCGTGGTGGGGCTCTACCGCACGGGGAAGTCCTACCTCATGAACCGCCTGGCCGGACAACAGACAg GCTTTGCCCTGGGCAGCACCATCGAGTCCAAAACCAAAGGAATATGGATGTGGTGTGTACCTCACCCAAAAAAGAAAG GACACACTCTGGTGCTGCTGGACACTGAGGGACTGGGGGACGTGGACAAG GGCGACTCCAAGCACGACACCCAGATCTTCTCTCTGGCTGTTCTGCTGAGCAGCACTCTGGTCTACAACAGCAGAGGCACCATCGACAACAGAGCAGTGGAGGAACTGCA GTACGTCACAGAACTGGCTGAACACATCAAAGTGAAGTCATCTGATGAAGAGGGAGAAGACTCTGAGTTTGTCAAGTTTTTCCCCACGTTCATCTGGGCTGTGAGAGACTTCACTCTGGAGAGAAAGATCGATGGGAAAGATGCGACGGAGGATGAATACCTAGACTTTGCCCTGCAGCTGAAACCTG GTAACGGTAAAAAAGTGAACGATTACAATCTTCCTCGAGAGTGCATCCGGAAGTACTTCCCATCCCGTAAGTGCTTCAACTTCCCATTCCCAACCAAACCGGGAAGTGTGAACCGCATGGAGTCCCTGTCACTGTCCGAGCTGGACTCGGAGTTTCTGGAGGTCACCCAGCGCTTCTGCACTTTCATATTTGAGCACAGCCCAGCCAAGCTACTCAAGGATGGACACTCCGTAGACGGCAGAG TCTTTGGCCACCTGGTGAGGTTGTACGTGGACACCATGGTGAAGGGGGGCGTTCCCTGTCTGGAGAACGCTGTGCTTGCCATGGCGCAGATCGAGAACGAGGCGGCGGTGCGCGAGGGCCGGCAGGTGTACGAGGACGGCATGGGCAAACTGAAGAGCCGCTTCCCCGTCCTGCTGGGCGATCTCACCGAGGAGCACCAGTGTCTAAACCGCCTTGCCATTGAAGCCTTCATGAAGCGCTCCTTCAAAGACGACGACGGCGCGTTCATGGGCTCACTGGAG gagtCCATCAACTGTATATTCACTAGCTTCATGCAACAGAATGAGCAGGCATCAGTGCATATGTGTGGGGAGATCCTGGCTGGTCTGTCTGAGGGACTCTGGAGCAAACTGGAACAGGGAGTCTACACCACCGTGGGGGGCTACCAGCTCTTTAGCCAGGACCTGAAGAAAGTCGTCACGAAGTACAAGCAACAGACCCAAGGAGCTGTCAAG GCTGAGGAGGTGCTGCAGGGCTTCATGAAACAGAGGAAGGAGGAGTCTGCTGCCATCCTGCAGGCCGACGAGAGCCTGAGCAAGAAGGAGAAGGAGCTCtgcg aggGGCGCGAGCGTCAGGTACTGATGCAGCAGGAAGTCCGTGCTGCTCAGGAGAAACAGCGCCACCTGGAGGAGAAGATGGAGGCtgagaggaagagtggagaggagcGCATGAGGCAGCTGAAGATCAAGATGGAGGAGGACATGACGAACCAGCAGGAGGAGAACCAGCGCGCCATGGACGCCAGACTACGAGAGCAG GCTCAGCTGCTGGAGAAGGGGTTCCAGGACAAGGCGGACAAGATGAGCCGGGAGATGGAGGAGAGCAGGAGGCGGGCGGAGGAGGCTGGTGCTGCTCGCGATAAGGAGTTCGCCGCGATGATGGAGTCCATGCAGCAGAAATACGAACAGTCCATAAAAATGATGCAAGAGCAGCTGGATCTGACCAGGAAGACGGCAGCCAATAGCAGAGGGGGAGATGGCTGCTGCATCCTCTAA